The nucleotide sequence TAGATTGCTGTAAGTAGATCCGTGCACTCCACCCgaagaagtttatactattttttaTGTTTAATCACACATATTCTTTTTTCCTCAACTGCACAACTCTTGGTACCCCAAACTTAGTTTAAAGTAATATTTTGTTTCAGATTTCGGAATTTGACACCCCCGAGAACCTTCTGAGCAATGAGGATGGTGCTTTCTCCAAGATGGTTCAGAGCACAGGGCCTAGCAATGCAGAATATCTTAAGGTAATGTGCAGCTGCTACCATGTTTATTTTCTATAATCTTGTCATATGCACTTCTTCATAGAATAGAGCTAATAATGCCTATCGTCATTAACTTGGCTCAAGTACACATAGTTGGCCTACTTTCAGTGCGAACATTGATATGTATTTTGATCCATTTTTTCTGTGAAAAATCAAACAGTCTCTTGTGCTTGGGAATGGTGAAGAGAGGCTGCGAAAGGAAGAAAGTAAGCTGCAAGATATTCAGAGGAAATGGGCCGCGTCGAACCGATGGGCTGTTGCTGCCCAGTTTGCGCTTGCTGCTAGCCTCGCATCATCCCACAGCGACCTTCTCTCATTGGAGGTTGCTGAGGGAAACAACATCCTCAGGAAAACAAAGGACGCAGTAATCACCCTGCAGGGCGTCCTTGAAGGGAAGCACAACACTGAAATCGAGGAGTCGCTCACAGAGTATCAGGTTCCATCTGATAGGTGGTGGTCGTCACTTTACAAAGTCATCGAAGGTAACTGCTTTAGTTTCACTTTCTGACATGCTTTCACACTTTCCCTTCGGTGTTCAGCTGTATCCCTAGTAATCCGACCCCATGCTAAAAATCTGTTACGTGTTGCTTTCAGGCCTCGCCACGATGAGCAAACTGGGGCGCAACCGTCTACGGCAACCTGGTTACAGTTTTGAAAACCACGGGTCTATTGACTGGGATCAAATTTAGGTGTAGAACACTCCGTTGCTGCGCTACCGAATCCCTGGAACCGCATCGTGGAATAGTTTGGGGGTGTGCATTAATCAGGCACGGTTTAATTTCTACAGTATTGTAGTACATTTCATTGCCAGTACATTGACGTGCAAGTCGGGAGTTACTCAGTAGAAACGCCGTCTTGATGCCTATCTGAAGGCGAATAACAAGGGGATTTTGTAGCAGTGGCAGTCTTGTAATGTCGTCCGCATGGGTTACATTTCTTGTGCCCAATCTCGGTAATCAGCGTACCCGAAATTTTGATAATATTGTGCAATACGAGTGTACGTGGATTCTTTATGTCCTGATGGTTATGTCCAGTCTTTCTTTGCTTGATATAAATAACACGTTTGTCTGCCTCGGAATATCGAGTTTGAGATTTTTCCTAGTCACAGAACGGGAATATCCTCAATGGCTTGTGTAGTTGTTCGGATA is from Triticum aestivum cultivar Chinese Spring unplaced genomic scaffold, IWGSC CS RefSeq v2.1 scaffold64460, whole genome shotgun sequence and encodes:
- the LOC123176559 gene encoding ABC transporter C family member 1; this encodes MVQSTGPSNAEYLKSLVLGNGEERLRKEESKLQDIQRKWAASNRWAVAAQFALAASLASSHSDLLSLEVAEGNNILRKTKDAVITLQGVLEGKHNTEIEESLTEYQVPSDRWWSSLYKVIEGLATMSKLGRNRLRQPGYSFENHGSIDWDQI